A part of Nitrospirota bacterium genomic DNA contains:
- a CDS encoding AURKAIP1/COX24 domain-containing protein: MGSVVKWRKKKMSKHKHKKLLKKTKHQRNK, translated from the coding sequence ATGGGCAGCGTTGTAAAGTGGCGGAAGAAAAAGATGAGCAAACATAAACATAAAAAACTCCTCAAAAAGACTAAGCACCAGAGGAATAAATAA